A part of Catenulispora sp. GP43 genomic DNA contains:
- a CDS encoding SDR family NAD(P)-dependent oxidoreductase gives MTRSRIVLITGATDGLGRALAHRLAAGGDTVLLHGRDQTRLDAVADAIRDEHGVARPETFRADLAELAQVRDLAAAVRGATERLDVLVSNAGIGGGEPDGRDRRESKDGYELRFAVNYLAGFLLTQELLPLLRASAPARVVNVASLGQQEIEFDDVMLEHGYSGMRAYCQSKLAQIASAVELSERVPAAEVTFNSLHPATYMPTKMVLQEVGHSIDTLETGVEATWRLVTDPKLAGASGRFYDRQRESQALKQAYDEQARGELYRLSLKLVGLPEE, from the coding sequence ATGACTCGTTCCCGCATAGTCCTCATCACCGGCGCGACCGACGGCCTCGGCCGCGCCCTGGCCCACCGGCTCGCCGCCGGCGGTGACACCGTTCTGCTGCACGGCCGCGACCAAACGCGCCTCGACGCCGTCGCCGACGCCATCCGCGACGAGCACGGAGTGGCGCGGCCTGAGACCTTCCGCGCCGATCTGGCGGAGTTGGCGCAGGTCCGAGACCTCGCGGCGGCGGTGCGCGGGGCCACCGAGCGGCTGGACGTGCTCGTCAGCAACGCCGGCATCGGCGGCGGGGAGCCCGACGGCCGCGACCGGCGGGAGAGCAAGGACGGGTACGAACTGCGCTTCGCCGTGAACTACCTGGCCGGCTTCCTGTTGACGCAGGAGTTGCTGCCCCTGCTGCGCGCCTCGGCACCGGCGCGGGTGGTGAACGTGGCCTCGCTCGGCCAGCAGGAGATCGAGTTCGACGACGTGATGCTGGAGCACGGCTACAGCGGCATGCGAGCGTACTGCCAGAGCAAGCTGGCGCAGATCGCCTCGGCGGTGGAGCTGTCCGAGCGGGTACCCGCGGCGGAGGTCACCTTCAACAGCCTGCACCCGGCGACGTACATGCCGACGAAGATGGTGCTCCAGGAAGTCGGGCACAGCATCGACACCCTGGAGACCGGGGTCGAGGCGACGTGGCGGCTGGTGACGGACCCGAAGCTGGCGGGGGCCAGCGGGCGCTTCTACGACCGGCAGCGGGAGTCGCAGGCTTTGAAGCAGGCTTATGACGAGCAGGCGCGGGGCGAGTTGTACCGGCTCAGCCTGAAGCTGGTGGGGCTGCCGGAGGAGTAA
- a CDS encoding MMPL family transporter produces the protein MSVIARWCHKRRLVTVLVWLALIIGLGALTGSAGTKYNDTMSIPASESSQAMDLLKQAMPASAGDTDQVVWHTSGGAKVTDADIQKRMTDALNQIATSPGVAGVTSPYSGPRGATQISKDQTTAYATVNFAQEAHDIPNAQITHVIDVAQGARAGNLQVELGGQAISQADRKVGGAADLIGVVAALIVLGLVFRAFGAAVMPILTGVAGVITGIMGTGQLSHLFSISSTAPTLATLVGLGVGIDYALFIVNRHRKGLMSGLSVEDSVAKALNTSGRAVIFAGGTVVIALLGMFALGLSFLNGMAIGAAVTVSMTVLAAITLLPAMLGFLKLRVLSKKQRRELAARQAGVGVLVPYQHSSRRRASGVPGQPETVFTRWAAKVQARPLGKAVLAIAVMAVVAVPFFSIRLGNSDAGNDPKSTTTRQAYDLLADGFGKGFNGPLTLVAQTPGAGDQQALSKLVDRIKTVPDVAAVAARPTQPGQTLAVVQVVPVSSPQDKATTDLIDTLRHDVIPPAEAGTTLHVMVSGPTAISNDFSHTLTSKLPLFVAIIVGLGCVLMMLAFRSLLVPLIGVAMNLLTMGVAFGSLVAVFQWGWGSEALGAGGAGPVEAFVPVIVISILFGLSMDYQVFLISRMHEEWSHSKDNSRSVRVGHGETGQVIVAAGIIMTCVFGAFLFNGQRVIAEFGMALAVAILLDVLMLRLVLVPALMHRFGRANWWLPKWLDKVLPHMSVEGEPDPVAGSGPAADGPHDEPELAYANQRIQ, from the coding sequence ATGTCCGTCATTGCCCGCTGGTGCCACAAGCGCCGCCTCGTCACCGTCCTCGTATGGCTGGCGCTGATCATCGGCCTCGGGGCCCTCACCGGTTCGGCCGGCACCAAGTACAACGACACGATGTCGATCCCGGCCTCGGAGTCCAGCCAGGCCATGGACCTGCTGAAGCAGGCGATGCCGGCCTCGGCCGGGGACACCGACCAGGTGGTCTGGCACACCAGCGGCGGCGCCAAGGTCACCGACGCCGACATCCAGAAGCGCATGACCGACGCGCTGAACCAGATCGCGACCTCGCCCGGCGTGGCCGGGGTCACCAGCCCCTACAGCGGGCCGCGCGGCGCGACGCAGATCAGCAAGGACCAGACCACCGCCTACGCGACGGTCAACTTCGCGCAAGAGGCGCACGACATCCCGAACGCGCAGATCACGCACGTCATCGACGTCGCGCAGGGCGCGCGGGCCGGCAACCTGCAGGTGGAGCTCGGCGGGCAGGCGATCAGCCAGGCCGACCGCAAGGTCGGCGGCGCCGCGGACCTGATCGGCGTGGTCGCCGCGCTGATCGTGCTGGGCCTGGTGTTCCGGGCCTTCGGCGCGGCCGTGATGCCGATCCTCACCGGCGTGGCCGGCGTCATCACCGGGATCATGGGCACCGGCCAGCTCTCGCACCTGTTCTCCATCAGCTCCACCGCCCCGACCCTGGCCACGCTGGTGGGTCTGGGCGTCGGCATCGACTACGCGCTGTTCATCGTCAACCGGCATCGCAAGGGCCTGATGTCCGGGCTGTCGGTCGAGGACTCGGTGGCCAAGGCGCTGAACACCTCCGGACGCGCGGTGATCTTCGCCGGCGGGACCGTGGTCATCGCACTGCTGGGCATGTTCGCGCTGGGCTTGAGCTTCCTGAACGGCATGGCGATCGGCGCGGCGGTGACCGTCTCGATGACGGTGCTGGCGGCGATCACCCTGCTGCCGGCGATGCTCGGGTTCCTGAAGCTGCGCGTGCTGAGCAAGAAGCAGCGCCGGGAGCTGGCCGCGCGGCAGGCCGGCGTCGGCGTGCTGGTCCCCTACCAGCACTCCTCGCGCCGCCGCGCCTCCGGCGTCCCCGGGCAGCCCGAGACCGTGTTCACCCGCTGGGCGGCCAAGGTCCAGGCCCGGCCGCTGGGCAAGGCCGTGCTGGCGATCGCCGTCATGGCGGTGGTCGCGGTGCCGTTCTTCTCCATCCGGCTGGGCAACTCCGACGCCGGCAACGACCCCAAGTCCACGACCACGCGCCAGGCCTACGACCTGCTGGCCGACGGCTTCGGCAAGGGCTTCAACGGCCCGCTGACGCTGGTCGCGCAGACGCCCGGGGCCGGGGACCAGCAGGCGCTGAGCAAGCTGGTGGACCGGATCAAGACCGTGCCGGACGTCGCCGCCGTCGCGGCCCGGCCCACGCAGCCCGGGCAGACGCTCGCCGTGGTGCAGGTGGTGCCGGTCAGCTCGCCGCAGGACAAGGCCACCACAGACCTGATCGACACCCTGCGGCACGACGTGATCCCGCCGGCCGAGGCCGGAACCACGCTGCACGTCATGGTCTCCGGGCCGACCGCGATCAGCAACGACTTCAGCCACACCCTGACCAGCAAGCTGCCGCTGTTCGTGGCGATCATCGTCGGGCTGGGCTGCGTGCTGATGATGCTGGCCTTCCGCAGCCTGCTCGTGCCGCTGATCGGCGTGGCGATGAACCTGCTGACCATGGGTGTGGCGTTCGGCTCACTGGTCGCGGTGTTCCAGTGGGGCTGGGGCTCGGAGGCGCTGGGCGCCGGCGGCGCGGGGCCGGTGGAGGCGTTCGTCCCGGTGATCGTGATCAGCATCTTGTTCGGGCTGTCGATGGACTACCAGGTGTTCCTGATCAGCCGGATGCACGAGGAGTGGTCGCACAGCAAAGACAACAGCAGGTCGGTCCGGGTCGGACACGGCGAGACCGGCCAGGTGATCGTGGCCGCGGGCATCATCATGACCTGCGTCTTCGGCGCCTTCCTGTTCAACGGCCAGCGGGTCATCGCGGAGTTCGGCATGGCACTGGCGGTGGCGATCCTGCTGGACGTGCTCATGCTGCGCCTGGTGCTGGTCCCGGCGCTGATGCACCGCTTCGGACGGGCCAACTGGTGGCTGCCGAAGTGGCTGGACAAGGTGCTGCCGCACATGTCGGTGGAGGGCGAGCCGGACCCGGTCGCGGGCAGCGGCCCGGCCGCGGACGGACCGCACGACGAGCCCGAGCTGGCTTACGCGAATCAGCGCATACAGTGA
- a CDS encoding class F sortase — protein MASSRTSDGGRLHMAAAAVCALAAILLFHGAKSAPQPPPQPPASADQPLPGTVPGDPLIAMPASNPVRVEIPDVGIDAPVVGVGQTRDGELAVPSPARARSAGWFTQSAAPGSFGDSVIIAHVDSRLVPTGKAAFYHLGSVRPHDTVYVDRADHTTAVFTVDSVEVARKSQFPAAKVYGPVGYAALRLITCGGGWSKETSYDSNVIVYAHLIRTGTSALAADG, from the coding sequence GTGGCCTCTTCGAGGACTTCGGACGGCGGCCGCCTGCACATGGCGGCGGCCGCCGTTTGCGCGCTCGCGGCGATCCTGCTGTTCCACGGCGCCAAGTCGGCGCCGCAGCCTCCGCCGCAACCGCCGGCCTCGGCCGACCAGCCGCTGCCCGGGACCGTCCCCGGCGACCCGCTGATCGCCATGCCCGCCTCGAACCCGGTCCGGGTCGAAATCCCCGACGTCGGCATCGACGCCCCCGTCGTCGGAGTCGGCCAGACCCGCGACGGCGAGCTCGCGGTCCCCTCCCCGGCCAGGGCCAGATCCGCGGGATGGTTCACGCAGAGCGCGGCCCCCGGATCATTCGGCGACTCCGTGATCATCGCCCACGTCGATTCGCGTCTGGTGCCGACCGGCAAAGCCGCGTTCTACCACCTGGGCTCGGTCCGTCCCCACGACACCGTCTATGTCGACCGGGCCGACCACACCACCGCGGTCTTCACCGTCGACTCCGTCGAGGTCGCCAGAAAATCGCAGTTCCCGGCGGCCAAGGTCTACGGCCCGGTGGGCTATGCCGCGCTCCGCCTGATCACGTGCGGAGGCGGCTGGTCCAAGGAGACCAGCTACGACAGCAACGTCATCGTCTACGCCCACCTCATCCGGACCGGGACCAGCGCCCTGGCTGCCGACGGCTAG
- a CDS encoding response regulator: MSTPIRILLADDQALLRGTFRLLLDSTPDFEVVAEAGDGAAAAKLARELRPDLVLMDIRMPVLDGLEATRLIAADPDLAGVKVLILTTFEQDEYVAEALRAGAGGFLGKGVDPEELLRAIRIVAGGESLLSPAATRTLIARFLAQPSASDVPTITAPLDALTARELEVVTLVAAGLSNEEIASQLFVTPLTAKTHVNRAMTKLGARDRAQVVVIAYESGLVRPGAGSS; this comes from the coding sequence GTGAGCACCCCGATCCGGATCCTGCTGGCCGACGACCAGGCACTGCTGCGCGGCACCTTCCGCCTGCTGCTGGACTCCACTCCGGACTTCGAGGTGGTGGCCGAGGCCGGGGACGGCGCGGCGGCCGCGAAACTGGCCCGCGAACTGCGCCCGGACCTGGTGCTGATGGACATCCGGATGCCGGTCCTGGACGGACTGGAGGCCACCCGCCTGATCGCGGCCGACCCGGACCTGGCCGGCGTCAAGGTACTGATTCTCACCACGTTCGAGCAGGACGAGTACGTCGCCGAGGCACTGCGTGCCGGAGCCGGGGGATTCCTGGGCAAGGGCGTGGACCCCGAGGAGCTGCTCCGGGCGATCCGGATCGTCGCCGGCGGGGAGTCGCTGCTCTCCCCCGCCGCCACCCGCACGCTGATCGCCCGCTTCCTGGCTCAGCCCTCTGCTTCCGACGTGCCGACCATCACCGCTCCCCTGGACGCGCTCACCGCGCGCGAGCTGGAGGTGGTCACGCTGGTCGCCGCCGGGTTGTCGAACGAGGAGATCGCCTCGCAGTTGTTCGTCACGCCGCTGACGGCCAAGACCCATGTCAACCGGGCGATGACGAAGCTCGGGGCGCGGGATCGGGCGCAGGTTGTGGTGATCGCTTACGAGTCGGGGCTGGTGCGGCCCGGCGCCGGTTCCTCATAG
- a CDS encoding glucarate dehydratase family protein, which translates to MNARGGGPVVTDLRIVDVVITPIALKDPPLLNSSGVHEPYALRSIVEVKTDAGIVGISEAYGDDATLALLHKAATAVIGTDVFDLNELSRRVASAVGGSAASSPTELIGAASHDKTVAQAFAAFEVAAYDAQGKATGRRVVDLLGGAVRERVDFSAYLFYKWVEHPGDFPADDWGAALDPDGIVAQARRMVDRYGFKSLKLKGGVFAPEEEIEAVKALRREFPDRPVRLDPNANWSVETSHKVAAALEGELEYLEDPTPGIPGMAEVAAKTSLPLATNMCVTSFAEIPESVRLGAVQVILSDHHFWGGFRATQNLAGLCQTFGLGLSMHSNTHLGVSLAAMAHIAAATPNLTYALDTHTPWKSETEDVVAGGGLTFTDGAVTLPAGPGLGVELDRDAVAALHEQYLTCGIRRRDDVGWMRRVRPEWTGERPRF; encoded by the coding sequence ATGAACGCAAGGGGTGGAGGGCCGGTAGTGACCGACTTGAGGATCGTGGACGTCGTGATCACGCCGATCGCGTTGAAGGACCCGCCACTGCTCAACTCCTCCGGCGTGCACGAGCCGTACGCCCTGCGCTCGATCGTCGAGGTGAAGACCGACGCCGGCATCGTCGGCATCTCCGAGGCCTACGGCGACGACGCGACCCTGGCACTGCTCCACAAGGCTGCCACGGCGGTGATCGGCACCGACGTTTTCGACCTCAACGAGCTGAGCCGCCGGGTCGCGAGCGCGGTCGGCGGCTCGGCCGCGTCCTCCCCGACCGAGCTGATCGGCGCGGCCAGCCACGACAAGACCGTCGCCCAGGCTTTCGCGGCCTTCGAGGTGGCGGCCTATGACGCCCAGGGCAAGGCGACCGGCCGCCGCGTCGTGGACCTGCTCGGCGGCGCCGTGCGCGAACGCGTCGACTTCAGCGCGTACCTCTTCTACAAGTGGGTCGAGCATCCTGGGGACTTCCCGGCTGACGACTGGGGAGCGGCGCTGGATCCGGATGGGATCGTGGCGCAGGCGCGCCGGATGGTGGATCGCTATGGCTTCAAGTCGCTGAAGCTCAAGGGCGGTGTCTTTGCGCCCGAGGAGGAGATCGAGGCCGTCAAGGCTCTGCGACGGGAGTTCCCGGACCGTCCGGTGCGCCTGGATCCGAACGCCAACTGGTCGGTGGAGACCAGCCACAAGGTGGCGGCAGCGCTTGAAGGCGAGCTGGAGTACCTGGAGGACCCCACGCCGGGCATCCCCGGTATGGCCGAGGTAGCGGCCAAGACTTCGCTGCCGTTGGCGACCAACATGTGCGTCACCAGCTTCGCCGAGATCCCCGAATCCGTGCGCCTCGGCGCGGTCCAGGTGATCCTGTCGGATCACCATTTCTGGGGCGGCTTCCGGGCCACGCAGAACTTGGCGGGGCTCTGCCAGACCTTCGGTCTGGGACTGTCGATGCACTCGAACACGCACCTCGGCGTCAGCCTCGCCGCGATGGCGCACATCGCCGCCGCGACACCGAACCTGACGTACGCGCTCGACACCCACACGCCGTGGAAGTCCGAGACCGAGGACGTGGTGGCCGGCGGCGGCCTGACCTTCACCGACGGCGCGGTGACGCTGCCGGCCGGCCCGGGACTCGGCGTCGAGCTGGACCGGGACGCGGTCGCCGCGCTGCACGAGCAGTACCTGACGTGCGGGATCCGGCGGCGCGATGATGTGGGATGGATGCGGCGGGTGCGGCCGGAGTGGACGGGCGAGCGGCCGCGGTTCTGA
- a CDS encoding DUF421 domain-containing protein — MWHDLFDTGISYGDKTLRTIIVYATIVILLRLAGKRELAQLNTLDLSVVLLLSNVVQNAVIGPDNSLIGGIYGATVLITVNALFVRLQAYLSDRTPRLERVLEGTPSVLIRDGKLQIRTLRRLALRPADVIASSRKQGAEHVSDVREMVIAPGGGMLIELKESEEGADRGDVENIRADLARIQERLDMLLLRNG, encoded by the coding sequence ATGTGGCACGACTTGTTCGACACCGGCATCTCCTACGGCGACAAGACCCTGCGCACGATCATCGTCTACGCCACGATCGTGATCCTGCTGCGGCTGGCCGGGAAGCGGGAGCTGGCGCAGCTCAACACGCTGGACCTGTCGGTGGTGCTGCTGCTGTCGAACGTGGTGCAGAACGCGGTGATCGGGCCCGACAACTCGCTGATCGGCGGGATCTACGGCGCGACGGTGCTGATCACGGTGAACGCGCTGTTCGTGCGGCTTCAGGCGTACCTGAGCGACCGCACGCCGCGGCTGGAACGGGTGTTGGAAGGGACGCCCAGCGTGCTGATCCGGGACGGCAAGCTGCAGATCAGGACGCTGCGGCGGCTGGCGCTGCGGCCGGCGGACGTGATCGCGTCGTCGCGGAAGCAGGGTGCCGAGCACGTGAGCGATGTGCGGGAGATGGTGATCGCGCCGGGCGGGGGGATGCTGATCGAGCTCAAGGAGAGCGAGGAGGGGGCGGACCGGGGCGACGTGGAGAACATCAGAGCGGATCTGGCCAGGATCCAGGAGCGGCTGGACATGTTGCTGCTGCGGAATGGATAG
- a CDS encoding sensor histidine kinase has translation MTLVDRIKQWLRPGTTSRDVVTTVLYLVLLSPAMFVSALHKHVSAEVAAALLITVAVPLLFRSRWPLGAVIGTSAVTVAAMPFVGVPSIPPIACAIALFSFAKRSDRPTTVKVGAVTAVTITLLALFLRPGMDALAENLGFIAWVGLAVAVGDAARSRRELLASAMERAEHAERTKEDEALRRVTEERMRIARELHDVVAHHITLVNAQAGVAHHLMKTDPSHAYEALERIRDTSRSALDELRATVGLLRAGDESAAPREPAPGLGDLDALVESFHHAGLNVVMAGPGADAGRPLPALTGLTAYRIVQEALTNTHKHAGRSALARVRIEVAADAVRIRVDDDGGRGPARSGMGTGHGMIGMQERVKAAGGTFAAGPRSGGGFRVEAELPLAVRVGAGAGTGVSARADTGAPTGVKHGAENPSAAYEKAAEALA, from the coding sequence GTGACTCTTGTGGACCGGATCAAGCAGTGGCTGCGTCCCGGCACGACCAGCCGGGACGTCGTGACCACCGTGCTGTACCTGGTCCTGCTGTCCCCGGCCATGTTCGTCTCGGCGCTGCACAAGCACGTCAGCGCCGAGGTGGCGGCCGCACTGCTGATCACAGTGGCCGTCCCGCTGCTGTTCCGCAGCCGGTGGCCGCTGGGCGCCGTGATCGGCACCTCCGCGGTGACGGTCGCGGCGATGCCGTTCGTGGGCGTGCCGAGCATCCCGCCGATCGCCTGCGCCATCGCGCTGTTCTCCTTCGCCAAGCGCTCCGACCGGCCCACCACGGTGAAGGTCGGGGCCGTGACGGCGGTCACGATCACCCTGCTGGCGCTGTTCCTGCGGCCCGGCATGGACGCGCTCGCTGAGAACCTCGGCTTCATCGCCTGGGTCGGGCTCGCGGTGGCGGTCGGCGACGCCGCGCGCAGCCGCCGGGAGCTGCTCGCCTCGGCGATGGAGCGGGCCGAGCACGCCGAGCGGACCAAGGAGGACGAGGCCCTGCGCCGCGTCACCGAGGAGCGGATGCGGATCGCCCGGGAGCTGCACGACGTGGTCGCGCACCACATCACGCTGGTCAACGCCCAGGCCGGGGTGGCGCACCACCTGATGAAGACCGATCCCTCGCACGCGTACGAGGCGCTGGAGCGGATCCGGGACACGTCGCGCTCGGCCCTGGACGAGCTGCGCGCGACGGTCGGCCTGCTGCGCGCCGGCGACGAGTCCGCGGCCCCGCGCGAACCCGCGCCGGGCCTGGGGGATCTGGACGCGCTGGTCGAGTCGTTCCACCACGCCGGGCTGAACGTGGTGATGGCCGGTCCGGGCGCGGACGCCGGCCGGCCGCTGCCGGCGCTGACCGGGCTGACGGCGTACCGGATCGTGCAGGAGGCGTTGACGAACACGCACAAGCACGCCGGGAGGTCGGCGCTGGCGCGGGTGCGGATCGAGGTCGCCGCGGACGCGGTACGGATCCGCGTGGACGACGACGGCGGCCGGGGCCCGGCGCGGTCGGGGATGGGAACCGGGCACGGGATGATCGGGATGCAGGAGCGGGTGAAGGCGGCGGGCGGCACGTTCGCGGCGGGGCCGCGGTCCGGCGGCGGGTTCCGGGTCGAGGCGGAGCTGCCGCTGGCGGTTCGGGTCGGTGCCGGTGCTGGCACCGGCGTGAGCGCCCGAGCTGACACCGGAGCTCCCACCGGAGTTAAACACGGGGCCGAAAACCCTTCCGCGGCCTACGAAAAGGCTGCGGAGGCCCTCGCGTGA
- a CDS encoding YbhN family protein, whose translation MLLAAAGIVSHRAGCDLRQEIIHRAAAFPRFLLYVVQVLSFLSVIAVPVAVAVERLVKRETVQVVDAVGASTLAYLAAFGVNIATSHYQDSDVAQAIGGTTPMQVQLAVGVAAVTILGFSRSQYRSLFLSAAALSGLAVVLLGQDSVTGVLLSALLGRIVGRAWLSVRGVLDTRPGIGRILAELDHVGFRAHPGSVRVLEPGVDGARRFLVTVAGDGRRQALDLAVLDQSQRAAYLTSRLWQWIRLRGPVRRRSFFSLRRTVESEVLMSMAVEAAGIRTPRLRTARQVDQDTALLAYDHLDAPRVADLPDRAWTPGLHSGIWALWQHLRCRQLAHRELTTDHLRLDPSGRLWLTDVGYGEITAEDLLCRLDGAELLVSLALRVGPARATEEAVDALGAATVASLLPLMQPILFSEGTAKALRRHRAAGDRADIVGSIRDRIIALHPEADVQPVSLERVRPRTVLSIVGGTIAFYLLATQLTGFQVPELNTWQAWGWVVGAAVASAATYVAAAFNLLGCVKERVPVGTTVLAQVAAAFAGLVAPASVGGLAVNTRFLQRTGIPVARAVTAVGVSQVIGFACYLLLLLVFSAFAGNHRKQSGGLSAITPSATVTGVIIALAVIALLIAAIPRLRTLVVSRVKPLVTDIGPEFLQVARTPRKLAQAFGGALGLPMAASVCLWASVNAVSGSDVNLAAMGVAYLLAKAVGSLVPTPGGVGGVEAVLTAGLTAAGVPSAVAATSVIVFRLLTWWLPVIPGWFAFTAMQRRGAL comes from the coding sequence GTGCTCCTGGCCGCGGCCGGGATCGTCAGCCACCGTGCCGGGTGTGACCTGCGGCAGGAGATCATCCACCGGGCGGCCGCCTTCCCCCGCTTCCTGCTCTACGTCGTGCAGGTCCTGTCCTTCCTCTCCGTGATCGCCGTACCGGTCGCCGTCGCCGTCGAGCGGCTGGTCAAGCGGGAGACCGTGCAGGTCGTCGATGCCGTCGGCGCCTCGACGCTCGCCTACCTCGCCGCGTTCGGCGTCAACATCGCCACCTCGCACTACCAGGACTCCGACGTCGCGCAGGCCATCGGCGGCACGACGCCGATGCAGGTCCAGCTCGCGGTCGGGGTCGCCGCGGTCACCATCCTCGGGTTCAGCCGCAGTCAGTACCGCAGCCTGTTCCTCAGCGCCGCCGCGCTCAGCGGGTTGGCGGTGGTGCTGCTCGGCCAGGACTCCGTCACCGGCGTGCTGCTCTCGGCGCTGCTCGGCCGGATCGTCGGGCGGGCCTGGCTCTCGGTACGCGGCGTCCTCGACACCCGCCCCGGCATCGGCCGCATCCTCGCCGAGCTCGACCACGTCGGGTTCCGCGCACATCCCGGCTCGGTCCGCGTCCTGGAACCCGGTGTCGACGGCGCGCGCCGCTTCCTCGTCACCGTCGCGGGTGACGGCCGTCGCCAAGCCCTCGACCTCGCCGTCCTCGACCAGAGCCAGCGCGCCGCCTACCTCACCTCCCGCCTCTGGCAGTGGATCCGCCTGCGCGGCCCGGTCCGCCGCCGCAGCTTCTTCTCCCTGCGCCGCACCGTCGAAAGCGAGGTCCTGATGTCCATGGCGGTCGAGGCCGCCGGCATCCGCACCCCGCGCCTGCGCACCGCGCGCCAGGTCGACCAGGACACCGCCCTGCTCGCCTACGACCACCTCGACGCCCCGCGCGTCGCCGACCTCCCCGACCGCGCCTGGACCCCCGGCCTGCACAGCGGTATCTGGGCCCTGTGGCAGCACCTGCGCTGCCGCCAGCTCGCGCACCGCGAGCTCACCACCGACCACCTCCGCCTGGACCCCTCCGGCCGGCTGTGGCTCACCGACGTCGGCTACGGCGAGATCACCGCCGAAGACCTCCTGTGCCGGCTGGACGGCGCCGAACTCCTCGTCTCCCTCGCCCTGCGCGTCGGTCCCGCCCGCGCCACCGAGGAGGCCGTCGACGCCCTCGGCGCCGCCACCGTCGCCTCCCTGCTCCCGCTGATGCAGCCGATCCTGTTCTCGGAGGGCACCGCCAAGGCCCTGCGCCGCCACCGCGCCGCCGGCGACCGCGCGGACATCGTCGGCTCCATCCGCGACCGCATCATCGCCCTGCATCCCGAGGCCGACGTCCAGCCGGTCAGCCTGGAGCGGGTCCGGCCCCGCACCGTCCTGAGCATCGTCGGCGGCACCATCGCCTTCTACCTGCTGGCCACCCAGCTCACCGGCTTCCAGGTGCCGGAGCTGAACACCTGGCAGGCCTGGGGCTGGGTCGTCGGCGCGGCCGTGGCCTCGGCGGCCACCTACGTCGCCGCCGCGTTCAACCTCCTGGGCTGCGTCAAGGAACGCGTCCCGGTCGGCACGACCGTCCTGGCCCAGGTCGCCGCCGCCTTCGCCGGCCTGGTCGCCCCGGCGTCCGTCGGCGGCCTGGCCGTCAACACCCGCTTCCTGCAGCGCACCGGCATCCCGGTGGCGCGCGCGGTGACGGCCGTGGGCGTCTCGCAGGTCATCGGCTTCGCCTGCTACCTGCTGCTGTTGCTGGTGTTCAGCGCCTTCGCCGGGAACCACCGCAAGCAGTCCGGCGGCCTGTCGGCGATCACGCCGTCGGCGACGGTGACCGGCGTGATCATCGCGCTGGCGGTGATCGCCCTGCTGATCGCGGCGATCCCGAGACTGCGCACCCTGGTGGTGAGCCGGGTCAAGCCGCTGGTCACGGACATCGGCCCGGAGTTCCTGCAGGTCGCGCGCACGCCCCGCAAGCTGGCCCAGGCCTTCGGCGGCGCGCTCGGGCTGCCGATGGCGGCCAGCGTGTGCCTGTGGGCGTCGGTGAACGCGGTGAGCGGCAGCGACGTGAACCTGGCCGCGATGGGAGTGGCCTACCTGCTGGCCAAGGCGGTGGGCTCGCTGGTGCCGACGCCCGGCGGCGTCGGCGGCGTCGAGGCGGTGCTCACCGCCGGCCTGACCGCGGCCGGGGTGCCGTCGGCCGTGGCCGCCACCTCGGTGATCGTGTTCCGGCTGCTGACGTGGTGGCTGCCGGTGATCCCGGGGTGGTTCGCGTTCACTGCTATGCAGCGGCGCGGGGCGCTATGA
- a CDS encoding Cof-type HAD-IIB family hydrolase, translating to MTTAIRPDLIACDLDGTLVRHDGTVSARTVAAFAALEQAGIPFVFITGRPPRLMGQIADAFTVNGLAVCSNGAYDYDLRARAVVAEYAIDPATLEKVARAIRETIPGIGLAVEYADSLAADAVYEPWDWDRDVTVQRLDEAALWGRPAPKLVGRHPRLSADELVALARPAVGDLVTVYHSNGLRLVEAVAPGVSKAEGLARHAARLGVGADRVIAFGDMPNDLSMFGWAGRSYAVGNAHPSLIAAADGVIGSVGDDGVAEFLETLLGA from the coding sequence ATGACCACCGCGATCCGCCCCGACCTCATAGCCTGCGATCTGGACGGCACCCTGGTCCGGCACGACGGCACCGTCTCCGCCCGGACCGTCGCGGCCTTCGCGGCGCTCGAACAGGCCGGCATCCCGTTCGTCTTCATCACCGGACGGCCGCCGCGGCTGATGGGCCAGATCGCCGACGCCTTCACGGTCAACGGCCTCGCCGTCTGCTCCAACGGCGCCTACGACTACGATCTGCGCGCCCGCGCGGTCGTCGCCGAGTACGCGATCGACCCCGCGACCCTGGAGAAGGTGGCACGCGCGATCCGCGAGACCATCCCGGGGATCGGCCTGGCCGTGGAGTACGCCGACTCGCTCGCGGCCGATGCCGTGTACGAGCCCTGGGATTGGGATCGCGACGTCACCGTCCAGCGCCTCGACGAAGCCGCTTTGTGGGGACGGCCCGCGCCGAAGCTGGTCGGCCGCCATCCCCGCCTGTCGGCGGACGAACTGGTCGCCCTGGCCCGGCCGGCCGTCGGGGATCTGGTCACCGTCTACCACTCCAACGGCCTGCGCCTGGTCGAAGCCGTGGCGCCGGGGGTGAGCAAGGCCGAGGGGCTGGCCCGGCACGCCGCGCGGCTGGGCGTCGGCGCCGACCGGGTCATCGCTTTCGGGGACATGCCCAACGACCTGTCGATGTTCGGCTGGGCCGGCCGCTCCTACGCGGTGGGCAACGCGCACCCCAGCCTGATCGCCGCCGCCGACGGCGTGATCGGATCCGTCGGGGACGACGGGGTCGCCGAGTTCCTGGAGACGCTGCTCGGTGCGTGA